One stretch of Glandiceps talaboti chromosome 7, keGlaTala1.1, whole genome shotgun sequence DNA includes these proteins:
- the LOC144437373 gene encoding uncharacterized protein LOC144437373 isoform X2 produces MMADLHPTERLYRKIVKPSLGVLSIDSHTSRHRIQLHSSFQPRMQGQLYTLRNRPKTNPTDTAIVKTFPRITDALNGSPEFSSNFVYSYHSQVQDDLSNLQRSMTPQSFNSTSKVKQVPLPSVSPPGKSVSLRSASPTRGVKSVSICSDRYLGTQSRPSSTPKPNTISQEYRESKTMTSGTMSAMKIRSEQQRRFETEGRSMLRSRALKRASEITPHRIDRMYYMSGATVPLKSKYLIDNEELERLKDMSRARSNRSLRARSGASKGDDYLADRHIGESRLAILQSESEESPSVQEPSTLLGANKESLDRSEDENRPVTASSRSTEESDNVAGARVRFKAAGSSSAKACIPGNMEEDEGKEDDQNKDGNAEGEGDQVANQAEDSPRQDNEDGYDSGLEPETEVDGRDAQDNIGDDDDKVDINSTKEGESVNVEEKKGDGLFMTEYNEDNQEKGPVFKSNNDEEDDDDDDDDDDKGR; encoded by the exons CGGACTTACATCCTACGGAGCGACTCTACAGGAAGATTGTGAAACCAAGTCTTGGAGTTTTAAGTATTGACAGTCACACAAGTAGACATAGAATTCAGTTACACTCTTCATTTCAACCTCGTATGCAAGGACAATTATATACTCTAAGGAATAGACCCAAGACTAATCCAACCGATACAGCGATTGTTAAAACATTTCCTAGGATAACTGATGCTCTCAATGGTTCACCAGAATTTTCAAGTAATTTTGTATATTCA TATCACTCTCAAGTGCAAGATGATCTAAGTAATCTCCAAAGGTCAATGACTCCACAGTCTTTCAA TTCCACTAGCAAAGTGAAGCAAGTTCCTCTGCCTAGTGTTAGTCCACCTGGTAAATCTGTAAGTCTGAGGTCAGCATCACCTACCAGGGGAGTCAAGTCTGTCTCAATATGTTCAGACCGATATTTAGGTACACAGAGTAGACCCAGTAG TACCCCAAAACCAAATACAATTAGCCAGGAATACCG GGAAAGTAAAACTATGACCAGTGGTACAATGAGTGCAATGAAAATCAGGAGTGAACAGCAAAGAAGATTTGAAACAGAGGGAAGGTCAATGCTTAGAAGCAGGGCTTTGAAAAGAGCTTCTGAA ATAACTCCACATCGCATAGATCGTATGTATTATATGAGCGGTGCAACAGTACCATTGAAATCCAAATATCTCATAGATAATGAAGAACTGGAACGACTCAAAGACATGTCCAGGGCTAGAAGCAATCGAAGCTTAAGAGCAAG AAGTGGCGCAAGTAAAGGTGATGATTACTTAGCAGACAGACACATAGGAGAA AGTCGACTTGCCATTTTACAGAGTGAATCTGAGGAGTCACCTAGTGTACAAGAGCCAAGTACATTACTAGGAGCTAACAAAGAGAGTCTAGATAGAAGTGAAGATGAAAACAGACCTGTCACTGCTAGTTCTAGAAGTACAGAAGAGTCTGATAATGTGGCTGGTGCTAGGGTCAGATTTAAAGCTGCTGGTTCCAGTAGCGCTAAAGCTTGTATTCCTGGAAATATGGAGGAAGATGAAGGAAAGGAAGATGATCAGAATAAAG ATGGGAATGCAGAGGGTGAAGGTGATCAAGTTGCTAACCAGGCTGAAGATTCTCCCAGACAAGATAATGAAGATGGGTATGACAGTGGCTTAGAACCAGAAACAGAG GTTGATGGTAGAGATGCCCAAGACAATAttggagatgatgatgataaagtaGATATAAATAGTACCAAAGAAGGAGAAAG tGTGAATGTAGAGGAGAAGAAAGGAGATGG GCTGTTTATGACAGAGTACAATGAAGACAATCAAGAGAAAGGTCCAGTTTTTAAAAGCAATaatgatgaagaagatgatgatgatgatgatgatgatgatgataaaggaagatga
- the LOC144437373 gene encoding uncharacterized protein LOC144437373 isoform X1, producing the protein MASNMKYFLRHSELMPDIYYYDALPNRVSDLHPTERLYRKIVKPSLGVLSIDSHTSRHRIQLHSSFQPRMQGQLYTLRNRPKTNPTDTAIVKTFPRITDALNGSPEFSSNFVYSYHSQVQDDLSNLQRSMTPQSFNSTSKVKQVPLPSVSPPGKSVSLRSASPTRGVKSVSICSDRYLGTQSRPSSTPKPNTISQEYRESKTMTSGTMSAMKIRSEQQRRFETEGRSMLRSRALKRASEITPHRIDRMYYMSGATVPLKSKYLIDNEELERLKDMSRARSNRSLRARSGASKGDDYLADRHIGESRLAILQSESEESPSVQEPSTLLGANKESLDRSEDENRPVTASSRSTEESDNVAGARVRFKAAGSSSAKACIPGNMEEDEGKEDDQNKDGNAEGEGDQVANQAEDSPRQDNEDGYDSGLEPETEVDGRDAQDNIGDDDDKVDINSTKEGESVNVEEKKGDGLFMTEYNEDNQEKGPVFKSNNDEEDDDDDDDDDDKGR; encoded by the exons ATGGCAagcaatatgaaatattttctaCGACATTCCGAACTGATGCCAGATATTTATTACTATGATGCACTCCCTAACAGAGTTT CGGACTTACATCCTACGGAGCGACTCTACAGGAAGATTGTGAAACCAAGTCTTGGAGTTTTAAGTATTGACAGTCACACAAGTAGACATAGAATTCAGTTACACTCTTCATTTCAACCTCGTATGCAAGGACAATTATATACTCTAAGGAATAGACCCAAGACTAATCCAACCGATACAGCGATTGTTAAAACATTTCCTAGGATAACTGATGCTCTCAATGGTTCACCAGAATTTTCAAGTAATTTTGTATATTCA TATCACTCTCAAGTGCAAGATGATCTAAGTAATCTCCAAAGGTCAATGACTCCACAGTCTTTCAA TTCCACTAGCAAAGTGAAGCAAGTTCCTCTGCCTAGTGTTAGTCCACCTGGTAAATCTGTAAGTCTGAGGTCAGCATCACCTACCAGGGGAGTCAAGTCTGTCTCAATATGTTCAGACCGATATTTAGGTACACAGAGTAGACCCAGTAG TACCCCAAAACCAAATACAATTAGCCAGGAATACCG GGAAAGTAAAACTATGACCAGTGGTACAATGAGTGCAATGAAAATCAGGAGTGAACAGCAAAGAAGATTTGAAACAGAGGGAAGGTCAATGCTTAGAAGCAGGGCTTTGAAAAGAGCTTCTGAA ATAACTCCACATCGCATAGATCGTATGTATTATATGAGCGGTGCAACAGTACCATTGAAATCCAAATATCTCATAGATAATGAAGAACTGGAACGACTCAAAGACATGTCCAGGGCTAGAAGCAATCGAAGCTTAAGAGCAAG AAGTGGCGCAAGTAAAGGTGATGATTACTTAGCAGACAGACACATAGGAGAA AGTCGACTTGCCATTTTACAGAGTGAATCTGAGGAGTCACCTAGTGTACAAGAGCCAAGTACATTACTAGGAGCTAACAAAGAGAGTCTAGATAGAAGTGAAGATGAAAACAGACCTGTCACTGCTAGTTCTAGAAGTACAGAAGAGTCTGATAATGTGGCTGGTGCTAGGGTCAGATTTAAAGCTGCTGGTTCCAGTAGCGCTAAAGCTTGTATTCCTGGAAATATGGAGGAAGATGAAGGAAAGGAAGATGATCAGAATAAAG ATGGGAATGCAGAGGGTGAAGGTGATCAAGTTGCTAACCAGGCTGAAGATTCTCCCAGACAAGATAATGAAGATGGGTATGACAGTGGCTTAGAACCAGAAACAGAG GTTGATGGTAGAGATGCCCAAGACAATAttggagatgatgatgataaagtaGATATAAATAGTACCAAAGAAGGAGAAAG tGTGAATGTAGAGGAGAAGAAAGGAGATGG GCTGTTTATGACAGAGTACAATGAAGACAATCAAGAGAAAGGTCCAGTTTTTAAAAGCAATaatgatgaagaagatgatgatgatgatgatgatgatgatgataaaggaagatga